The genomic segment accACGAAACAAGGaactggacaaataaaaatggaaatctggTGATGGTGCAACATTAAATGTGAGGGGAACGCCAAAGTGACTACAATTCATCTTGAGGAGGACATGAATTTGCCATTCCTAAAGCCATACCCCTAACATGATAAAAACCAGTCATATTTACATATTACTAATTAGTCTTACTTATTTTAATGCTATTTAATGGTTTTCATTCTATATATTGCCTTTGAGTTTAATTGATGAATGGGTTGTGGGCCCATTtccactttttacttttttaatagAAGCCATGGCCAATTTTTAAAGGTTGTATTTAgttttgtactgtaaatgtcCCCACAAATGGCATAAAATTAGCACTTAAGActcctttattttcatttctaatttaGAATTTAAATGCTCCTCCAAAAACTGTCaattcactgaaaaaatgtcCCCACATTCATCAAATTAGCTCATATTATCCCTTGTCCAGTGCTCCCTTTATGCAGCCAGTGCAAGGCCGCAAGGCAATGAAGCAAGAAAATCTAAATCAACCTTACATGACCCTCATGACTTCATTGAGAAAAATCCCATTCGTCAGCCTTAGGTAGCGATCCCGGGCACTCTGGGAAATTGAGTTCACTTCCATATACTGACTGTACAGCTGGATGCCATCCTCCCTTTCCACCATCTTCTCAAACAGCTGAACCtgtgagagacagggagggattATGCTGTGGGGTTGGAGAAAAGCATGAGTGTGTTCCACGGGGTGGCCGAGACAagggagacaggagacaggagcagaaaaaaaggtacagagagagagacaaggagatGGAGAGGCGCAAACATTTTCACAGAGGAAGCCACTTGAGTCAGTGCACCTGTCTGGACAGGTGGGATCTGTGCTCTCACACTGGGAAGCGCTTCGCAGTGACAGGCAGCCAAGCAGGACTGCAGCcaaggtctctctctctctctctcggctAAGAAGGGCTGTGCCAGTACAAACTGCAATATAATGAGGTTTATTCCCACCTGCACCTTCTAGAAACTGCACTGTGTGTAAACAGAGTAACAAGCTGGAGTCGGTTGCTGATGAGGTGAGGCAGCGCGGTTCGTGACACTGTGCAACGGGGTAGACATGGTAGCCGAGCAGTTACAGTGGATGTCCTTCAACATATGTGGAGCAGGGTGAGAGCTTTCGTGTCACTGAACACCCGCCCTGCTGAAGTGCCCTTGACTAAATACTGATCCTCTGCCAGCTGTAGGCATCCTGTTGAACCTGACTTCTGACCtccaataaacaataaaaacaagttcCTCAAAAGGTTCAGCACAGTATATCATAAATACTGTTCGTTGACcagaagaggtaaaaaaaacaacccttggGCCAATTGGTTTCCCAGGTGGAAATTCAGTCTGTCACAAATGCTACAAACCCTCGACCGATTTTAGTGAGACTATATTCTCTTGAATACGCTGCCGATAACTTTGTATTATTCTCGAATCAGAAACTGCCCAGGGACACGGAAGTGTTGAGgctaggaaaaaaaagtaagctCGCCATAAAGAGGCAAGGGAAGCTGCCAAAACGAGAAgtggagtttttgttttgccGTTCACAGTAACAAAAAGATAGGATCtaggcttcttttttttctctctctctttttttttttttttgctgtttattcatctcttattgttatatttatttggGCGAATAGAACTGGAAAGCAGGCTGCTCGAAAAGACCCCATGTCTTAGGTATTTGTGAGTGGAAATAATGTAGGACCTACTACAGGACTGGTCACCTTCCAGGTTCTAGTTCGCGCGGTTTCTACAAAGCAATTCCGTTTTTATTCTCACCTCGTGGCCTCTAGAAATGATGCCCTTTTCTGTAACCGACcgtgataaatgataaatgacataCCCATTGCGCCAACGCACTCTCCATGAATTCCTCTATTATCTCCATAACGTTAGGGTCCATTGTTGTGTTAGGAGAGCTGTGAAACACTACAGAGTCTggctaattaaaaatattatcaacATTCTGTGAGTACTGAGTCAAAGAGAGAGAATCCATCTCGCGTCAAGTgaagtagtttgacatttttgcgGCCCTTCCCCTcgctgtctcttcctctctctgtttgtgtgtgtgtgtcagtttcaTTGCAAAACCGCACCGGAATTTTCAAAACTCACATGTTgcgtttttttctctctttttttttttttttttttgctgtttattcatctcttattgttatatttatttggGCGAATAGAACTGGAAAGCAGGCTGCTCGAAAAGACCCCAAGTCTTAGGTATTTGTGAGTGGAAATAATGTAGGACCTACTACAGGACTGGTCACCTTCCAGGTTCTAGTTCGCGCGGTTTCTACAAAGCAATTCCGTTTTTATTCTCACCTCGTGGCCTCTAGAAATGATGCCCTTTTCTGTAACCGACcgtgataaatgataaatgacataCCCATTGCGCCAACGCACTCTCCATGAATTCCTCTATTATCTCCATAACGTTAGGGTCCATTGTTGTGTTAGGAGAGCTGTGAAACACTACAGAGTCTggctaattaaaaatattatcaacATTCTGTGAGTACTGAGTCAAAGAGAGAGAATCCATCTCGCGTCAAGTgaagtagtttgacatttttgcgGCCCTTCCCCTcgctgtctcttcctctctctgtttgtgtgtgtgtcagtttcaTTGCAAAACCGCACCGGAATTTTCAAAACTCACAtgttgcgttttttttttttttttttttttcccccccacccCTCTGAACTGACATCTTCTCACTCCGCGCCACAGCAAACCTACACAGAGACCTTACCAGAAACTATATgactaaaaatatacaataaggACAAAAACGTGCGTTGTGTGTGCAGAGATGGGTGCGAATTCAGGCCTCGTTTCCCTACGTGTTCTTTAAACAGCACAGTTTGTCTGTCAGCAATATAATTTGGAATTCATTATCTGTGCCTTTACCGACAGAAACGTGAAAATGTTGACCTtttttgtaaaaccaaaacttaaacgaaacaaacatacaatatgtttgggtttttttgtttgtttttgtttgttttggtctgtttttctttgaccaGGCAGATCACTTCCATAGGAAAACCCCAGCGCCATGGAGCCCGGTGTAAGGTCCTGCAGCGACCGCCGGGCTTTGAATGAAACTTATTACCAACAAGTTGTCAGAGCTGTAGAGGTTCCGGGGCTCCTCCAAGTCCTCAACAGAACGCGGCCGAGATTTATTCAAGCACTGTGCAATGGTGACCTCTGGTGGTTTAAAATCCAATTTCCATTTGCCCATTGTGGAATTATGAATTACGTCATTTTTTCCatgacaaaaacactgtaacCGATCCCATTTTTTCTGCAGGTGCAAGAGATAATTTCTTTAATATAGTGAACACCATTTTGCTCTGCACCTGCAGTACAACTTATTTCTTTTATCATTCTGTATTGGCTGATTACAGTTGGCATGTGGATTTATTGCTATATGAACCTCTTTCTATCTGAATATGTAGATTGATGGTCTGTAGGTTGTTACTCGTGTGGGTTTTTTGTGCAGTTGTACGCACCTCTTTGTACACAAGTGGTTCACAGTAGGTGTCCTCTTCGACTTAAATCCTGggaattttaaatgtttaaggACTGACAGTGAAAAATTGCTTGCCAGTGCTGCTTGTGtattcatctatttattaatttttatttctgagCAGTAtattcactttgttttgttgtaactGTAAGAAAACGAATCATTGAATTACTATAGATAATATTTCTAAAGGACTTAATACCAAACTTTCAACCTCTCTATTTATCAACCCCTACTACATGTGTTTTATAATTAAAGATCACGTCTTTCTGCAACCACTGAAAGCATggttatctattttttttttaataaaataaagcattcaTTGACTTAATTCTGTGATATATAGATTTATTTGAGAAGAATGAGCACACACTGGATATACATGTAGCTAGGGCAGATCACCTCCATATATATTCtttgcaaataaaaagcatttaaaaactgtttttgctttatgaCACCACTTCCAACACGTTTTATCAGTgtgctgtttctgtctctgcgtGATGGAGTGTGTTCCTGTAtgctgtcagtgtgtgctgATCCCGCTTGTGCAGCAGTTCTGGGATTAACTACACCAGGATTATCAGATTGTTTCAGAGCTGGCAGAATAGACAAGATGATAGCTTCATATAGGGCATCACACTCACatgcaaatatacacacaaacacacacacttaatccCGCTCTCCTTGCTGAACTCAGAAAAGCCATAGTCAGTTTATACAACCCTCTATATTATTACATGTACAAAAGGAAGCTGACACTACAAAGCAGTTAAAAACTTCTACCTTTAATATATAATTCAGGTGCGTTGCCATTTTAAGGTTCCTAAGCATTTCATTGCAGTTTAGTATAAAGTCTACAGCTGTGAGATGAATAATACACACATGGGACATGGGATGAACATTAGCATCATGTGACTGTGACTTTGCCAAACTTATGTCAAAGTGTCAAAACGTGTTAaatatgtgtctgcatgtgtaagTGACATCCTTTTAAACTGAGTGTACTCTCGTCTAGTTACAACAAAAAGTACTACACCTCTCCTGAACAGAATCTCTGACGGTTACACATTCACGAGCTCCTGCACTGAggagatgtttgttttggtgtctgtGCAGGGCCTGATAAGATTCCCTAAGTGTTGCCTTGTTTTGACCATGTGTGAGGGAGCTGCGGCTGCTGCAGTGGTGGAGCATAAATCAAGCCTAACATGTCAAAACCCAACAGGTGTTCTACCCGCCACCAGCCAACTCACACAACCAAGAAAcctcagacccccccccccaacccatTATAAGTATATATTTGTTCCCCCTCTAGCTGGCAGGAGTAGGGGAGGCAGCCTTCTCCGTGTTATCAGCAGCCTTCTCAGCGTCTGCATCCTCAGGGGACTCTTCAGCGGCGGTGGGGTCAACCTGCCCGATTTTTAGCATGGTGAGGACATTGGCTTTGACATCCTCAAAGGTTTCTTTCACTCCCTTCTCCAGGAAATAACCCTCACTGTCGCCCTCTGGGTCCTCCAGAGCCATGGCTCCCTCCACAGCAGTCTGCAGGTACCGCAGGCTCAGAAGCACTGACATCTGAGAAGAAAGACGCAATGAAGACGCTGTAAAGACTGCATCTAAAATCTGTGTCAGCAAGGCAGTATCTGTCACCAAATTAGATGGTCAAATGGCTTTTTGGGCTgacaaaaactttttaaaatctgtccaTCCGGTTATATCACAAATTTCTTAGCAATGATATCACATAGCCATAAAACATGTTCAAAAACGCATTCATTCAAACTGCCATTAATCTGATAAACCAGCTATGAAGGACTCTAACATATACACGTATTTTCACTCGGACACAGATTTTAGGTGCAGTTTTTACAGCATCTTCAAGGATTGGCTTGTGATGGAAAAGAAACTTGGAATGAAGTAGAGATGGTGATTCACTTTAACCATGGAAGAATCAACATGATCATTAcaaataattatgttttacTGCAGGATTGCGTacatgaacatttaaaatattcacactTCTAAGGAATAATGACTTAGGGAGGGAGgtcatgtatgtatttttatgtatttttttttttttaagtttttctcacctcacacactgtatatatctAATTTCAGCCTGTGAAttaattgtaaattttaaaaaataaaatacaaaaaaataatggaaattattattccattaacatgttaaatataAGGTAAGGGTACATATTTATGTCCGTAGTCAATGCAAAGGTccaaataatatattaattattttaatacattattaatgGTATAATAATATGTTAATCaaatgaacaataataatataaatattaagtAAAATAGTGCAGGttcttactttaaaaaaaaaaaaaaagaaacatcaccACCCTGATAACTTTCATACTATCCCTTACGCAAAAGGGCTTTACAGTGCCAAACTTTTATATCCATTATACAGAACCTGTTCAGTGTGACAGAGTCAGTGCTGTacaacatattttcagttttatctcatgcttcctcttccctcttttGTTTGATCTTGGGCCACATGATACAAAGGAGGTTTTGGAGCTGAAAATCGAATATTAACTGCACCGAAGCTTCAGGCCTTTTCAACTCTCCGTGAGGCACCCATCTGCCCCCGTCACAGTGGGCTAGAAGCTGCTGCATGTAAAAGTATGGATTCTTTGATTGGCTGTAAGCGGTGTGTAACGATGCTCCATCGAACATGTACGTATATGAGCATCCTGTTCCAAGGAGCCGTCAATGCAGTGATTTGGAAAAGAGTGAAATTACGTGTTTgattaaaagacagaaatcaaCGTGTGTCGGtaagcttttctttttgttggtCGTCATGGCAGTGTGTGCGTCAGTAGAAAAGCATTATTTGaaattgtgtgttgttttgttgagtgtgcttgtgtgggtgggtgtgtgtgtggttatgtgtaTATGCCTTGTCGGGGGGGCTTCTTTCGAAACTGTGTCTGGTGCCTAcaggagcaaacatcacataattttaaatattcagttaaaaacaaaatcccatcAATGAACGCTCAGTGCCTTGGATAAATACtgcattttatctgttttaccACAATTACAGAATAACTGGAGTATTGTTTAAGTTACCCACCTGTATTAAGATGACTGACAGCACACCAGGACCAGTTGAATTCATCAAGCCCATGTAGTAGTCGATCAGAGCCTGCCTACAGCCGCGGCTGTACAGGTTGAGCTCCTCTGATTGGAACTCGTAGTTGTAGTGGACACTGTTATCTGTCAGGTGGTACTGCAGGCAGGGGCGAGGGGAGGCCGGGTTACAGCAGCTGAAAGGAACACCGTCCAACAGGTAACGGCCATCCACGTTACTCCGGATACGACTGGAGACAGAGGATGGAAGGACAgtgagaagagagggagaaaaaaaaaaaagagagatataAATGGGAGAAGAGTGAGAGGATAgtcaaaggaaagaaaaaaggaagagaaggtAGGAGGTACATTCATCTTATGGGAGAAAATGGTAAATTCAGTCAAGTTAAAGGCCTGACTTTTAGCTCAATACACTTCACATTAGTGAGAATTGAGGTGTGCCTCCATACAAGTGTCATCATGTCATAACCTTTCTGTTTACTCATTCCTTTTCATTTATCTCATCTTTGACCAACCTTTCTGTGCTTTCTTCATGACCAACCTTCCCATCCATTTCTGCCATTCACTTCAAAAGTAAAGGCCAGATCTATTTTTAATACACTCTTCCTCTGTTATCAACTCATTCTTTTTAACCAAGTGTCCCTCCATCCGTCCTTTATAATATATTGTTTGACCTTTTTGAATGTGAAGTCTACTTATCTGTCACTCAACTATTTCCTCtctatttccttttcttctctttcctgtaTACCCCTCATCTgtccatttttcttctctcaccaGTTCATCATCTCATCTCCTGCATCTTATAATTCGCTGTACTGTCATTCACTCACTCCTTGACATCCTTGGAGGTGAAGTCCAGGTATCTGTTGCTGACCCACTGAACCTCAAACCAGTCCCTGAAGTTGTTGTTTCCACAGCAGCGAAACTCCATCTGCAGACGATCGATGGTCTCTTTCTGAAAACAGCGGCCCGGCACGTCTGTGTCCTTGTAGAAACGAATGCCATTCCTCAGGCCcacctgagagagaaaagtgaaagacaTAGAAGGGGGTGTTTCATCCCATGTTTTCGAGAATGGTTTTACTGTACCTTAACTCGAAAATGCAgctattttctgtttcaatctgttgacagacagagattttCAGTCTAAATTGACACCTATTTTTATTAGATGATGTCTGGTTTTTGTTGGTGCAATTCTTCCACATTGTTAATGAATGAATTGAGAACTCTTTAAGATTCGAAAACTCTTAATTTTGAgggctgttttgtttgtttgtttgtcaatgCAAATTGAGAAACAATTTGCATTGACGAACAATGTTGCATTGTTTGTCAATGCAACATTTAAACAAGGGCGAGAGCTCCAGTCTTTCAGAAAACAGATGACAGAGAATggttaatgttttctgttttcttaaatACTGATAAATGCATAATTTTGCCCtatttgtaagatttttttttcagtttatttttcttttctgtttttttttaattattattcttatcTAAACCGATTCCTCAATTTGCAAGACTACGGGACAGCCCTATTCTCTCTAGCCAAAACACTCTAAACTCTACAGTTGACTGACTCTTTCAGCCACATCAATGTAGGAGGGAACAGAATTCTTTTTGTGTTTAGCTTGAGCATTAGAAAAACACCATCGTGATATCGAACACATCTCTTTGACCACAACGGCATACAGACGCCTTCTCTACCCCCTGATTCATCACCCCTAATCATTACCCAGCCTTATGACCCCACCTTCAGGGACTCCTCCAGTCGTCCCTGCAGGGCGTAGCTGAGCACCACAACAGCGATGAGCAGACAACAGAGCATTGCAGCTACACCAAACCAAGCCATCAGGAGGACCTTCCAACGGGGGAAGCGGCTTGAGTCCAAGGAATCCTGACACACACGACTGGCAACCCAGTTGGTGCCGATGGAGGCCAGGCCcaccatcatcaggatgttGGGCACCACGTGGATCTCTGTGTTGTCCATCACCTCAAGAAAGGAAGAGTACAGTCAGAGATAGCAGAATAGAATAGTTGCCACAAGAGCCAACTGCAGGTCACATTCTCACTTCAGCAGATAATAATCCTGCTCTGAATTAGCGTTATCTAAACAAAAAAACGACTTTGTCCACCAAGAGTTTCAATTAGCTGCTGATATGCTGAAAATGCTACTATGGCAAAATGATGACACGTTTAATTAATTGCTCTGGTCACAAGAAAAGTCAGTCATGGACTGAGCTTTTTACTGGCTGAGTTTTCAAAAGCCTTCCAGGCCTAAAGCACCTTTGcatcattgttgttttaaaatgaccattaaaaaatCTCAACCCAGGACTGCTGCAACCTTCTAATATCCTCACCAACGTGTAGCCATATGTGGTTTAAATCGGCTGTTGGACAAATAATCTCTGTTTCTGGGTGCTCTTCAGTTCCATGAAGAATGATTAGCTTTGTCAACAATCTGTACAAATAGTAAAGTGCCAAGCAAACTTTCTAGATGAGACAATATATCTGAGATGATATATTTGAATACCAAGTATAAAAGAGGATTAAGCTCTTGTGAATCAATCTGTAAGATCCTTTAGCGTCTTCACACCATTTTGTTGGTCACACTGCAAGTATTTCTTGTATTTCAGTCACTTAAGTCATCTCTATGCAACCCCTGTAACACTTTGCCAAATAACTAAGAGACTACAAAATCAGATTCTCTCCTTGGAGATCAATAAATATCTGAATGAATATCTGAAGGCATGCATTCATGCACTGCCCCTTCCTGTGCAGCCCACTGGATATCAATACTTCCAACCTATTCAGATCATTCAGTGATCTATTAAGCCCAATGACTAATTGGCTTAAACAATGGACCAAACTTGTAGAGGTCAAGACCTTCACCTGCTGGTCATGTTACCAATATTCAATACACACTGAACCCTAATGATTTCGTAAAAATATATCGATTTTTCTAAAAACTTTTCTGACACAATGCAACCTCCATCCTCATGATTAAACATGCATTGATGCACCTGCGTGTCACTGTGTGTATGATTACACCAGTGTTTTGAGcgctgcgtgtttgtgtttgtggattAAACTGCAGAGCTAACTTTAAATTAAAGTCACTGATGTGCGACAGCACAGCAGACTCAGTAAACAACAATGATTAAAGGCAAAACCCTGAGCatataaaacaatgtttgtGTAACTTTGACTGAAATCATGCCAGTGTTTTCAGACTTCAGCCCCGCTTAGCCTCCCAGTCTTTAAGTTGGCATTgcattattgtgtgtgtgtgtgtgtgtgtgtgtgtgtgtgtgtgtgtgtgtgtgtgtgtgtgtgtgcgtgtgtgtgttaatgtgagtgcttttcctcctctgtacCTCGGCCCTACGGAGCAGCTCTATCTTAAGGTAAACCCCCAGACAAAAGATGAAGACCCCGCACATCACTGCCAGCCAGGACAGCAGCCACAGGCCCTGGGCCAGATGCACCCGCCGCTGCTGGGTGAATTTCATCTTCAGCAGCATCTTCAGCGGCTCACTACCATACACCAATCAACACAATGACAGGAGGAAAGAGTAAGAGAAggggagcaggagagaagaagaagttcCGTGAATTCTGGTCAAAAATTGAGTGGATCCAGAGGTGGCCAGCTACATGTAGAAAAACAAACCGGACAGATGTCACCAGAGGGAGGGTTCAATGCTGCAGAATTGCAGTGGTCAATGCAGGCCTTGAACTTGTTGTTTGGTGAGTTATTAGCAGGTTGAGCTCATCTAAGTTGTTTCAGGTGGAGAGGATAAGCAGGTAGATCCCTTAGATGGTAAAGGGCACAGTCGACCTCAGAGTATAATCCAAAGCTTTCACTTGGATGCTGAAATTGTCCCAAAAGGATTCTTTATAATCCAATTCAGTATTGTAGAACCCGGGGAAAATGTGAGAAAGCTGTTGATTAAAGAAGTAAGGAGGTAAAAATATTCCTTTTCCCAGAGATGACAGATTTTTCCCTCAAGTTGACTGGTCACTCCGCCGTAGCCCCCCCTTCAAGCTGAAGCCAACGGTTTCTTCCTCGTGACGTGATGTTGTCTTTTGACGGCGCCCCTCTGGGTCTGTGCATTTGCGGCGCCCCCCTAAACCGTTGTACCCATGGTCGGAGGACACCGAGACTGGCCAAAGTCGAGAGTTTGGAGCCGTAATCCCCCGTACAGAGTACCTGGGATCCTATTAAAGTCCAGGGGCCAATTGGAAAGCAGGCCAGTGTCTGATCAGCAAACTTGTTCTGATAGACATGTAGTAACCTATGGGAAGGCCTGAAGGACTACTATGACAGGTGGACTTACCTGAAAACCCCTCAGCACAGACTGGAGCACTATGGATGcctcagagagacagagaaaatacagtatcATGACCGCTAACTGAGGCAAAGAATATCATGAGATCTGAGAGTTTGGAACTAAATCTAGTTTACCTTCAGCCTCACTCAATGTTTGTATAATTAGGCAAAGATATAGTATGAGGTCAGAGGAAAGAGGTCTAAACCTGATGAAACAGGACCAACAGGACCAATACCTTGTTTTAACCTAAACCCAACTAACTAATCACTTCACTTTAACCCAACTCCATTCAAACtaaagtttgtttgtgtcaaagtttaatttttttttttttaatgtcattttttttctagtatCTCTGCTTTGGTTTATGTCTTGACTATAAAACATTTAAGGACTACTCCTTTAATGTAGCCCACATATCTACTGATTCATTTCTTGACTGAAATGAAGTTAATATTATCCCCAAAATGACCTTGGGGATTTTGCAGAGGTTGGTCAGACAGAGGCCAGTTCATGTAAAGTGAAAGTAAGACAATGGAGGGGAGAGTTCTGCTTGTATGGGATTGTGGATAGAGTGCAATAGGGAGAGAGGTTGGTGGGGTTGGATCAATAGGATTAAactgttattataattatttatgaCAGCTTGAGTCAGAGCTATAGTTAGGTTGAGGCCAGTCTCATTCTACCAACACaccaagcagaaaaacaaagactcaACCCATAACCCCAGAAATGATCCATTAATGTTCTTTTACCACACTGCCATTAATCACATTAACAGTGGTGTGTTGAAATATCGAAATTGTTCATACTGACATAATTTGCAAATTTGTTTAGCCCTCTAGTGGCAGAGATGGAAATGTTGGTCTGTCCATCCACTATATTGATTGGGGAGAAATATCTTTTAACAATTATCAGCCATATTGCAAAGAAATTGGGTATAGTAATACAACCCCCCCAGAAGATAGTTCTTACTGATTTTGGAGATCCCAAACATTTAATTCTTGCACACTGAGaacaaatatcacattttttgcCCAGTTAATGGTATATTAGGGCTTTGAGAAGGGTAACACTGTCTTTATGGAGTTTGTtatataaaaagagagaatattCCTCGGGATGATGGAAGTTGACAAGATGACAGAGAGCaagaaataatgaataatgaaaagatGTCTGTAATCTGAGGTTTTTCATTGCATTAATTTAATATGACTTTATTTATTGGTGGAACAGCTGCAGTGGCACAGTTAAATATTCAATTGATGTAGACCAGCAGAATTCATAGCTGCTTAGTGCAGAG from the Xiphias gladius isolate SHS-SW01 ecotype Sanya breed wild chromosome 23, ASM1685928v1, whole genome shotgun sequence genome contains:
- the rom1b gene encoding rod outer segment membrane protein 1b; translated protein: MLLKMKFTQQRRVHLAQGLWLLSWLAVMCGVFIFCLGVYLKIELLRRAEVMDNTEIHVVPNILMMVGLASIGTNWVASRVCQDSLDSSRFPRWKVLLMAWFGVAAMLCCLLIAVVVLSYALQGRLEESLKVGLRNGIRFYKDTDVPGRCFQKETIDRLQMEFRCCGNNNFRDWFEVQWVSNRYLDFTSKDVKDRIRSNVDGRYLLDGVPFSCCNPASPRPCLQYHLTDNSVHYNYEFQSEELNLYSRGCRQALIDYYMGLMNSTGPGVLSVILIQMSVLLSLRYLQTAVEGAMALEDPEGDSEGYFLEKGVKETFEDVKANVLTMLKIGQVDPTAAEESPEDADAEKAADNTEKAASPTPAS